In Phragmites australis chromosome 18, lpPhrAust1.1, whole genome shotgun sequence, the genomic window gaggaggaaggagagggcacAACGAGCGACAGTTGGATGGGCGACATGTGGACGACTGAGATCGCGTGTGGGTAGGCATGCCAGCATGCATGAGCGGTCGGGGAGGTGAGCTGGTGGGCTGAGCGAAAAAAAACGGAACCAGGCCGGTTGCTGGCTTTCTAGGCCGCGCAAAAGAGAAGAGGAGGGAGATTAAGCTCGGGTGGAAAAGagagactgaaaaggaaaagtGGTTTTgagattaattcaaataaggaatttgaatttagatttaacTTTGGACTTGACATAAATTCAAAAGgggtttttgaatttggattttggagTAAAGCTCTGAAGTTTGAaagatgatttgaataaaaaagatttgaattccAATTGGATTTGAGGTGAATGGaaactaagaatagatttgaaatagagagacattcaattgtatgtctccacacaaagaaccataaaaccaTAAACCAACGTATAAGAACCAATTTAATGCATGGATCATTTTGCAAATAattctagtgcattttggaatacctagTGAACTTaacatatttgaatatatattttccttgattttagttggcttaattaatcacaaaaagtttTTATTTGGAGTGAAAATTGCAATTAATTAGTATGCTAAAACTCATGATGTTACACTCATAGTGGTCGCGCCCCAGGGACAGGAGCTCGGTTCGGGAGGCGGTGCTAACCACTACTCTCACGGGAGAGCAAGAGGGTGTCGGGCGAGGTtggcgggaggaagaagatgaacatgGCAAAAATGGACTACTTGCGATGCCCTACTTCCTCCGGGTTATCCACGGCATCTAGTCCTCCGAGATTTGGTAGAGAGatagaggagggagagaggggagaatTTGATTGGTGTGGATCAAACTATAGTGTGTGAAATCACAGCGAGCGGCAACAGCTTGAATTTTCAGCTGCCAGAGGGGAAAGGGGTGACCGGGGGTCCTCAGCCAATTAGGCCTGGATAGAGCAACTAGAGGCCAGGATAAACGCATGTCCGAGGGCTGGATTAGGTCTAGGGGTTCTACAACGAGCTAGCAATGGTGAGCTACATCCGGCCATGTCGCAACATGGTGCAGGCTCTACTCGATGGCACAATGTACAAATTGAAGCTACGAGGAGCTCACATAGAGGAGGGGTGGATTGGGAAGTGGAGCTACCTTTGGCGGATAATCAATTTCCTTTTGTCGAGGGTTTTTTTCTGACAATATGTTCGTAAGAATAATGGAGTTATCTTCGTGATCTAGGAATCAAACAAGATACGAGGCACacgtgatgtatacaggtttaggcCCCTAATTGAAGTAATgtcctacgtcctgtgtggttgatgatgtacctgtattcactcgagtacaagcaatatgtctagatctattacaaagagtagatgggatctaaactagactaatgacGAAGTCGCTGAGTATCTCCTATGCTCTAGTGTTTGCGTCGAGTTACATATGAGTTGTGTTCCACTAGAAAGAGAGCCTCCCTTCGGGGGTCTGGGTCCCTACCTTAAATAGGGGTTTTGTACTGCCTCCTATCttgccgtagtcgatagggagtccttcatcttatcCAACAAGAAATATCAGATGAATTCGGTTAGGATGCTAGTTGTTCTgaagttgggtaaccaatcgagacctttcTAATATGCGCCTACTAGATCTCTGAGAGTATTAGATACGGTAGATTCGATTATgtaatatccagagttgttaagtatgcatACAACATACATTATCCgtatatgatatactctttatgcgtatataccccatagttagatatttgatggtagccccctaactctgccCGAGAGGAAGGGTTTATGCAATTTTCCACTTGAGTACTGCCAAGTCTAAGCCTGGTCCGCTTGGTCTTGTGATAGGGGCCTGAGCATGAAGAAGAGGAGatttctgaaagaaaaaaagaatgaatCTCCTTAGGGAACAGGTTTAGGCTTGCAATTAAAAGAATCAAGTAAGAATGGATCCTATTCTGAGTATCGAGTGAAAACATAATCGAATCAAGCACCCTGCTGCTAACCACACTCAAAGCTGAAGAAAGGACTAAAAGCTCAATTAGTTAACATCCGATTTTGagtaaagttaaaaaaaactttcaaaatttgaatcgATGGGTATATGCGCATTTAATGCGTGCAAAGATTAGCATGATATTATCACTTCGCCTTTCACGCCAATCGAGGCACCATAGAGATGGGAGTGGTTGCCAAAAGATAATAAGTTTTGGGCTATTTACCCATACTAACCAGAACTGTAGAAGTTATTCCTTGCTCTCATCGCCAGCCTTCTCGCATAGGCCTCCATCTTTCTTCGCTCATACACTGGCCGCCATCGGGAAACCATGTATTCTGGTTCTCCTTCGAAGACCCCCGCTCCCTCCTCACCGAAGGAGGGGTCCAACGTGAGGTCCGCTGATACTTCGCCCAAGCAGCTTGACGAGACAGAGCTCCTAACTGAGACATGGTCAGCCTCTGtgatgcaagaatcaaggctGAAGGAACAGTGCCCCATCGCGATATGGTTGAATGGAGGCTTGCATCCGGTGAGGAGTTCCCAACCTGCAAAATTGATCATGAATTCGTGGTTTTGGAATCGTTTTTCTGTGGTGGGTTCAACGTCCCTCCTTCCAAGTTCTTTTTGAATGTACTCGATTGGTACCAAATCAAGTTTCACCACCTAAACTCGAACTCCATCACCATGCTTAGCATTTTTGTTCATCTCATTCCTCGGCATTGAGCCAACTTTGAATTTGTTCCAGTACTTTTACCGGATGAAAAGGTTTAAGGAGAATAAAAGTGTCGGGAATGTGGTTTTCAATTGAGAAATGGAAAGAAGAATTCCTATATCACAGTTCCTCTAATCTCCTCCTGGTCTAAAGATAGGAaaaaactttaattttttttctccaatccTAACCCGATCGAGTTCCCTTAATCTATAGAGGCCTTTTCCCTATCAAATCCTATCTTGGATGAAGAAACATCGTGAGATCAGTCACACCTCCTACTATGCCAATCGAATCGGCATGCTCAAGCAATTCAGCCTAAGAGGGTGGTATGTAGCCAAAGATTTTATCAGTTGGAGGTTGAGCGGCGCGGGAACACTTGGCCTGGGAGGACAATGGAGTCAAAGATAGCTCCAGGGATGCGACCGAATGTAAAATTTAATTAGCACTTTGCAGCATTTATTATTGCAGTGAGCTCTTTCAAataattttcttcatttctATTTCAATTCTGTCCCCGCAAGAAGTTACTTGAAGATCGACCACAAACGGATGGAAGTTCATGAACGTCGCCCAAATCGTTCTACCGGACGCAGAGCAACGACACGTGAGGAACGTTGTGCATCcgggttttctttttcttttttgaaagcCATGTGGATAAGCGTACAGAGGCACAAAAATTGACGGTCGGATGGGATTGGATTATCCGAGAAGGAACCCCATCCGTCGGTCCGCGTTCCAGCACACGAGAGTCGAGTAGGGACGAGGAGACGCccatttcaaaattcaaaattcgaATCGATTGCCGTCCATAACGGCCGCAGCGCCGCCGCGAGCCACCACCATATAAGCCGCCTCCCCCTCATCACCGTCCCTCATCTCCACCTCCGTCGCATTCCGTTCCCAccagcttcctcccaaagcaccACCACCTTCGCCGGAGCCATGACgaggggtggcggcggcgacatGAAGTCCTTCTTCCGGCAGCAGAAGGCGCacaccggcgccgccgccgccacaaagCCCACCGGCGGCGTCTCCAAGGAGGCGTCGCGCCACCACCAAAAGCCAGCACCCGCCCCAGGTGACCCTCGATTCGCCCATCCAATCTCTATTCGCCGATCGCTATTCACCGCGCCATCACCACTGACTCGACCGATTCGATTCAACTCTCGTCACCGCAGATCACGGCGCTGACGCCGACGCGAGGAgccggcaggaggaggagcgggagagaGCGGCCCGGGAGTTCGACATGGACATGCGGTACGGGCCCTGCCTTGGCCTCACCCGAGCCCAGCGCTGGCGCCGCGCCTCCGCGCTCGCCCTCGCCCCGCCGCCGGCCCTCCTCGCGCTCTGCGCCGACGACCAGCCCTGCCTCTGGGAGGGCCGCGTCTAGGCCAAGGCGTGCGCCGCCCTCGCCTCGCTCCCAGTAGCAGCTTGTGTTAAGCCGCAGCATCCGATCCATTCTGCTTCCAGCATCCACACCTCGTGGTAGTATCACTGGTCCCAACCATCTCTAGTAGTTTACTGTACCGTCGTCTTTTCGTCTCCATCTTGCGGTTTCCTCCATGCCAATCGAAGCTTATGTGATGCCATGCCATGGCAAGTGATGTGATGACCTCTTGTACTTTAGTGTCTGGTGTGTTACTGTGATCAGAATTCAGAGCAGAAAATGGcatttctttcttgtgttcttgttgtagcaacatggcatTTCTTTCTTGTATTCTTATCGCAGCAGCCATGGCATTTTCATTGGATTGACTACTATTTCTCCATTCTTCGGGCTGTGACATTCTTTACATAAACAGCTTGGAGAAATGAAGAAACTTCCTTAATGaaaccccccaaaaaaaaaacactttgcCACACTTCATACATTCATTGATTGGACCGAGCTGTTTGTGTTTTCTTTCATAGTACATCAATTGCGCTATGGCTGATACAACAGTACAGGCACACTTACATGACCAATATAGAATCAGGGAAAGAGAACACGGGTACACGCAAATATAGCATTAGCAACGTCACATGTCCTTTTTATGTCTAATAATTGGAACAATAAGCTCTATGCCAGTAAGTGTTGTCACGAATAGATTATTTTCTCAGTCAATCAGTTCAGTACAGTCGGAGTACTCTTCTCAGTAAGGAACGATGATGGATTCGATGAGGTCCTGGAGTGGAGCCAGCTCTTTCTTGTCAATCAAGCCAAACTCCTGCATCACAAATCATGGCGTGTAAATTTTGATGCCGCTTTCCTTTTTCTCAGCTATGAAAGTATGAAACTATTATGTGACATTGTGATGAATAATGATAGCGTAAATAATGATAGCGTACAATTGTGATGAATAATGATAGCGTACATTTGTAAAAAGAATGAAGTGCTTGAAGCAGGTGTTGAGATGAGCCTCCTCCTTGAGGCTGACAATCTTCTGAAAATGAGAATGATATATGTGGGCATAAACACGAAACGAGCGCTTGAATATTGTCTTTACTACTTCCTTGAAGTTTGGTGGGAATGGGGTGCCTGGAGAAAGGGGAAAAGATCAAATCAGTCATGCTCGAATGCTCCAATATCAAGTTCGCATGAAACTACAGGTGCCCCATGCATCATGATAAGAGCAACATACCAAGCTTTTGAGGAAATATGGATTCATCATCAAGCTGGCCTTCAATCCAATCCATTAGATACTCCACATATTTTGGCGCTGAAACCTCTATGGGCTTCTTTATCTGTACACCATCAGCCCATCTGTATTCATACCTACATAAAAATCATGTCTGTTTTAGGTGGGGTTATGGTGTACATAATAATTTACTTCCTAAATACTTGGCACTACAGAAGACAACTGACGCCAACAAAGTTTTTTGGGAAATTTCCTATCAGGAAAGTTCAGACCTAACTATAGCAGGCCATGTGCAAAGGAGCAAGGCACTGAAGAGAAATGCCAAGTGCAAAAATAATAAAACGCAATCATGAAGCACACATTACTTGGTGcaccaatattttttttaactataaCTTTAATGCCCTAATCCTAATAGCTGATAATTAGATAAATGCTGAATCAAAAGTAACAGCAGAACATCTTTTTTCTATACTTCAATCATGATAAGTTGCCACTTGCATAACCTTTATATATAATCATTTTTCACCCACTGCTAATTCAGTGTCATTGCGAAGCCAGAAAAAAATttgatgataacatagtcaCCTGTTAGTTGTTAGAATGGAAAATGAAATTAAACAGGTCAATAGTGGGAATTGATCACTAGGCATGTGATCAGTTTCTCATAAGTTAAATATTGTGGAACTGGATAACTGAGATAAATAGATTGTCCTGATTATCACGCTCTGATCCTTTCTTTGGTTATTTCTGGCTTACCTATTATAAACTAGActcctctttatatagaggCTAAAGGCTCTAAAACATGGAAAGTTT contains:
- the LOC133899156 gene encoding uncharacterized protein LOC133899156; protein product: MTRGGGGDMKSFFRQQKAHTGAAAATKPTGGVSKEASRHHQKPAPAPDHGADADARSRQEEERERAAREFDMDMRYGPCLGLTRAQRWRRASALALAPPPALLALCADDQPCLWEGRV
- the LOC133899155 gene encoding MOB kinase activator-like 1A, encoding MSLFGLGRNQKTFRPKKSAPSGSKGAQLRKHIDATLGSGNLREAVRLPPGEDINEWLAVNTVDFFNQVNLLYVTLTEFCTPESCPTMTAGPKYEYRWADGVQIKKPIEVSAPKYVEYLMDWIEGQLDDESIFPQKLGTPFPPNFKEVVKTIFKRSFRVYAHIYHSHFQKIVSLKEEAHLNTCFKHFILFTNEFGLIDKKELAPLQDLIESIIVPY